The following proteins come from a genomic window of Diprion similis isolate iyDipSimi1 chromosome 8, iyDipSimi1.1, whole genome shotgun sequence:
- the LOC124408440 gene encoding GRB10-interacting GYF protein 2 isoform X8, whose amino-acid sequence MQLRKPIPKRSWNSGLTNNVGRGRGGSVDRGGRGRGGRGGIYPSHYSRGVIFDEPGDGPRTEPQPFPGRTRPFDRSQSERGWSERNGGPEPGDWNGSTSPRKELGRGGSGGSFMEGNWRRHRAGEDDDGWRVAPSSRGERWGRGSWRDGGGSERGDRLDRPEGVEGEEVKSGTRWEPRASHRSSHDLSHHPPTRTLRTWEPNHHDNHDNLPEWSYSCRATENPSESGGSFDASGAFHGGMYSDDDEDGIISAGGNRESRIRHMSEGNNLSNSKPPSKPLPINHGQTPQNSNRRANITASSTGIRERPKSLQPFEDKESPEEQDKRSVSPSKPLPTQSNTPLKGSPPVVNSLPRKVQSATNLDKVSDKNPVIQNTRNSNKIPGDMSLAEAVRADNTVNESSPADNNDKPVLHSGLKKSKSTLGMMSVTNVRQKSEDDLDRMKEEADALVAKLMADEETHKDQRSSVPPSANNPVPSIASSTQEKWFYRDPQGEVQGPFLASEMSEWFKAGYFNVNLLVRRACDERYSMLGDLIKMWGRVPFMPGPPVPPLKVTEPVGIPVPVAIPGALPKAGMEDPSVLYQYQQMCLLQNQLLFRHVRLAVINKLSQSEQWASMSPADQNQLILQHMLQQPEMAEISRMTVNPFVSTLTAQPANPIMQLFTQMQQAKTQTENHLPPTMHPTTPTHPGTIDPVQQLMQQMRGIQNLHGVQQPNMTPTPATTPEDNPIKSLLRQLSVNGHPQATQIESVWPHPPPQMAPPQFGNPNWQSQMGPIPAMPPGQLPNSLWDLHTKEMKTEQQILEEQKLKIQEEKKKEQLKKQEELKRQAEEESAKRKQDEETEKARLAEEAAKRTEEERKKKEEEKKRKEEEKRKQEEELKKKEEKKRKEEERKREEKRKQDEENNRKKQEEEKRKREEAKRQEEKQRKEEEKRKKLEEEQKREEEERIRKEEEARRKTEAEEQAKRAEQRRREAEALRKLQERSKAPWAQTPHAPAPSSHASLAEIQRLEREKKAEELRVQQLLQQQMAQQRAAEVAQDAATAEISKGLQLKWAEKAAPVSKPVVKSLAQIQQEEQERLAKQQERERQEKAAQKEPVVPLQSAGIWGTAAQSLNWTSATNANNQAWSNSTATTTGGFWDDPISAKTNPTPKHSAKQSATSKAPVNPVQPQQQQQQQQQQQQQQQQQQQQQQNNKPTKSKNKKEGELVKKLFEQNTAKPDDFTQWCNKALGGLQASVDIPTFVGFLRDIESAYEVKEYVRLYLGDNKQCSEFAKQFLEKRSKWRSAQRPHPQADDLCKPAPAVNPNATTTEFQEVKGKAKKPKKGKMYKVDSTILGFSVTAAPDRINVGDRDYGEGV is encoded by the exons ATGCAGCTAAGAAAACCAATACCGAAA CGCTCCTGGAATAGTGGTTTAACAAACAATGTGGGCAGAGGAAGAGGGGGCAGCGTTGACCGAGGAGGACGAGGCAGAGGCGGGAGAGGTGGGATTTATCCATCTCACTACTCCCGAGGAGTCATTTTCGACGAGCCAGGCGATGGACCGAGAACTGAGCCACAACCTTTTCCG GGGAGAACTAGACCGTTCGACAGATCACAGAGTGAACGAGGTTGGTCGGAGAGAAATGGCGGACCCGAACCTGGAGACTGGAACGGTTCTACTAGTCCCAGAAAGGAATTGGGACGAGGTGGAAGCGGCGGGTCGTTCATGGAAGGGAACTGGCGACGGCATCGTGCTGGCGAAGACGACGATGGATGGAGAGTGGCTCCTAGTAGTCGTGGTGAAAGATGGG GTAGAGGCAGTTGGCGTGATGGCGGTGGTTCCGAGAGGGGCGATCGATTGGATCGACCTGAGGGTGTGGAGGGAGAAGAAGTGAAAAGTGGTACACGTTGGGAGCCCAGGGCTAGCCATAGGTCCTCTCACGACTTGTCTCATCATCCACCGACTCGAACTCTTCGAACTTGGGAGCCTAACCATCACGATAACCATGACAACCTACCTGAGTG GTCTTACTCTTGCAGGGCAACGGAGAATCCTAGCGAGAGTGGGGGCAGCTTCGACGCATCGGGAGCATTTCACGGAGGGATGTATTCAGATGATGACGAAGATGGGATAATTAGCGCGGGCGGTAATCGAGAATCTAGGATCCGCCACATGTCAGAAGGAAATAATTTAAGCAACTCTAAACCACCCTCGAAACCCTTGCCTATTAACCATGGACAAACTCCCCAAAATTCCAATCGTCGTGCTAACATAACTGCCAGTAGTACTGGGATTAGAGAGCGACCAAAATCCCTTCAACCCTTTGAGGACAAAGAGAGTCCCGAAGAGCAGGATAAACGTAGCGTATCACCCTCGAAACCACTGCCTACTCAAAGTAATACTCCGTTGAAAGGTTCACCACCTGTGGTTAACTCGTTACCAAGAAAAGTTCAAAGTGCCACCAATTTAGACAAAGTTTCGGACAAGAATCCAGTTATTCAAAATACACGAAACTCTAATAAAATTCCTGGGGATATGTCACTGGCCGAAGCGGTCAGAGCCGACAATACGGTAAACGAATCATCCCCTGCGGATAACAATGACAAGCCAGTCTTACATTCCGGTTTGAAAAAGAGTAAAAGTACTTTAGGAATGATGTCTGTCACTAACGTCAGACAAAAGTCTGAAGATGATTTAGACAGGATGAAGGAAGAGGCGGACGCGTTAGTGGCAAAACTAATGGCTGATGAAGAAACCCACAAAGATCAACGATCCAGTGTTCCACCTTCAGCAAACAACCCAGTTCCCAGTATCGCGTCATCCACTCAGGAGAAATGGTTCTACCGAGACCCTCAAGGCGAAGTTCAGGGACCATTTTTGGCTAGCGAAATGTCAGAATGGTTCAAAGCTGGATACTTCAACGTTAATCTACTTGTAAGAAGAGCTTGCGATGAAAGGTATTCCATGCTTGGTGATCTCATCAAAATGTGGGGCAGAGTACCGTTCATGCCTGGTCCACCCGTACCACCTTTAAAG GTAACGGAACCAGTCGGAATTCCAGTGCCCGTCGCCATTCCTGGTGCCCTTCCAAAAGCTGGAATGGAGGATCCGTCGGTCTTGTATCAATACCAACAAATGTGTCTGCTTCAAAATCAACTTCTTTTCCGACATGTGCGTTTGGCAGTTATCAATAAGTTATCACAGTCTGAACAATGGGCTTCCATGAGTCCTGCAGACCAAAACCAATTAATACTCCAACACATGCTGCAGCAACCTGAGATGGCAGAAATATCCCGAATGACTGTCAATCCTTTTGTATCTACGCTCACTGCCCAACCAGCAAATCCTATAATGCAATTATTTACACAGATGCAACAG GCAAAAACTCAAACGGAGAATCATCTCCCGCCAACTATGCATCCGACGACGCCAACCCATCCTGGTACGATAGACCCCGTCCAACAACTTATGCAACAAATGAGAGGCATACAAAATTTACACGGCGTTCAGCAGCCCAACATGACACCTACCCCTGCCACCACGCCCGAAGACAATCCCATCAAATCGTTGCTGCGACAGCTCAGTGTTAACGGACACCCACAAGCCACACAAATCGAGTCTGTTTGGCCTCATCCCCCACCTCAAATGGCACCGCCTCAATTCGGCAATCCGAATTGGCAATCCCAG ATGGGCCCTATTCCTGCCATGCCCCCTGGCCAATTGCCTAATTCACTTTGGGATCTACATACTAAAGAAATGAAGACTGAACAACAGATACTA GAGGAGCAAAAACTTAAAATacaagaggagaaaaagaaagagcaaCTCAAGAAACAGGAAGAATTGAAAAGACAAGCGGAAGAAGAAAGCGCTAAGAGGAAACAAGATGAAGAGACGGAGAAAGCAAGATTGGCTGAAGAGGCCGCAAAGCGTACggaggaggagagaaaaaagaaagaagaagagaaaaaacgaaaggagGAAGAGAAGCGCAAGCAAGAGGAAGAActaaagaagaaggaggagaaaaagcgtaaagaggaggagagaaagcgggaggaaaaaagaaaacaagatgAGGAAAATAACCGTAAAAAACaagaggaagagaagagaaagagggaagAGGCTAAAAGACAAGaagagaaacaaagaaaagaagaagagaagagaaaaaagttggaagaagaacaaaaacgtgaagaagaagaacgaatTAG GAAAGAAGAGGAGGCGCGCAGAAAGACAGAAGCCGAAGAGCAAGCAAAGCGAGCCGAGCAACGGAGACGGGAGGCAGAGGCACTTAGGAAATTGCAAGAACGCAGCAAGGCTCCTTGGGCTCAGACACCTCACGCTCCAGCTCCGTCTTCTCACGCGTCCCTTGCTGAGATACAAAGGCTTGAACGAGAAAAGAAGGCT GAAGAATTAAGAGTACAGCAACTGTTGCAACAACAAATGGCACAGCAAAGAGCTGCAGAAGTGGCCCAGGATGCGGCAACGGCAGAAATATCAAAAGGTCTGCAACTGAAATGGGCAGAGAAAGCAGCGCCGGTCTCAAAACCAGTTGTCAAGAGTCTAGCTCAGATTCAACAAGAAGAGCAAGAGCGTCTCGCGAAG CAGCAAGAAAGGGAAAGGCAAGAAAAGGCTGCACAAAAGGAACCGGTAGTGCCACTACAAAGCGCCGGCATTTGGGGCACAGCTGCCCAGTCTTTGAACTGGACCAGTGCTACGAACGCTAACAACCAGGCCTGGTCTAATAGCACGGCTACCACTACTGGCGGTTTCTGGGATGATCCCATATCAGCAAAGACGAATCCAACGCCGAAACACTCTGCTAAACAATCGGCAACTAGCAAAGCCCCTGTAAATCCCGTTCAAcctcaacaacaacaacaacagcagcagcagcagcagcagcagcagcagcaacaacaacaacaacaacaaaataacaaacccaccaaaagtaaaaacaaaaaagaagggGAATTGGTGAAGAAACTCTTTGAACAAAATACTGCCAAGCCAGACGACTTCACTCAGTGGTGTAACAAAGCTTTGGGCGGCCTCCAAGCTTCTGTCGATA